One Lucilia cuprina isolate Lc7/37 chromosome 4, ASM2204524v1, whole genome shotgun sequence DNA segment encodes these proteins:
- the LOC111680082 gene encoding succinate dehydrogenase [ubiquinone] cytochrome b small subunit, mitochondrial-like yields MSSILLRNCLNKIYFKSCYYQFSKNSKILIQNPINKNFKIKPQIAINKQFKRFQTSKTITIKEYETSRKYTWNWKLERLMGWTLAIIIPMAFAIESKELEMLLASAGLMHTYWGCQSMCSDYLRSSNVGKVLPIIVRFAVVVLTFASLAGYYQLIYEDVGLISMIKKLWSIRGQDYVPPKQ; encoded by the exons atgtcttcaattcttttaagaaattgtttaaacaaaatatatt TTAAATCGTGCTATTAtcaatttagcaaaaattcCAAAATCTTGATTCAAAAcccaataaacaaaaacttcaaaataaaaccacaaatagctataaataaacagtttaaaCGTTTCCAAACATCCAAGACTATTACTATAAAGGAATATGAAACCAGTCGTAAATATACATGGAACTGGAAACTTGAACGTTTGATGGGCTGGACTTTAGCAATTATAATACCAATGGCTTTTGCTATAGAATCTAAAGAATTAGAAATGTTATTGGCCTCGGCAGGGTTAATGCATACTTAttg GGGCTGTCAATCCATGTGCAGTGATTATCTACGTTCTTCCAACGTAGGTAAAGTCCTGCCGATTATAGTGCGTTTCGCGGTAGTTGTGCTGACATTTGCCTCGTTGGCCGGTTATTATCAATTGATTTATGAAGATGTCGGTCTTATTAGTATGATTAAAAAATTGTGGTCTATAAGGGGCCAGGACTATGTACCACCCAAACAATAG
- the LOC111680081 gene encoding helicase SKI2W, with protein MATVDDENIKKLQNYILSPELSIHDPLPDIIPRKFNEMRLLNLPRGPASTKLVPKRDLITGQISAFVEVDLEDVGANANNSTSMKREPGLLDEVTRGSAMNYPFWPGGLDEPAKEIIRLETQGFEIEGELLTTPPGFKTGYDFKLNPKYKEELYIPIKAEENVNLLRNLEDDLDVQEWLKMTQNEDAEHKSESNCLNSQPAEEFKDVDEHIMASELKPVLEISNTKETNLRTEWAEMLDISQPITDFKEKIPCPAMSYPFELDTFQKQAILKLEERQYVFVAAHTSAGKTVVAEYAIALSQRDLTRTIYTSPIKALSNQKYRDFKKTFKDVGLITGDLQIDPTATCLIMTTEILRSLLYCGSDITRDLEYVIFDEVHYINDPDRGHVWEEVIILLPDHVNIIMLSATVPNTMELADWVGSTKKRKVYVISTLKRPVPLMHYLYTGSGGKSKDDIFLLVDEHGRFLQDGYDKAVERREAMQSKTKRMGGGTGAKNQSTTPKQDQNTWIGLIDFLKRNDKMPVVAFTLSRNRCDRNALALQSIDLNTARERGSVEMFFQQCLSKLKPPDRVLPQVLTMKDSLGRGIGVHHSGILPILKEIVEMLFQSGLVKLLFATETFAMGVNMPARTVIFDSHRKFDGLEVRNLKPGEYIQMAGRAGRRGHDKNGCVILLCKTNVPPVQDLRSMILGKPEKLESQFILRYAVILTCLRIESIKVEDIMKYSFKEFNQKLQLPAQQKQLEVAQNKFSQMPELGEHLQPLSKFYDLAWEYITEKQRLMKFLIAQPKIVKELKVGRIVVVTKGNHYNKVGVVLSIKAVVGKDAVYRVLVLDHQFKTDNKDEFQRGEMYYKMVALTPQHKFFHPEGIGGHIILDLKAPDFVEITKYSMKIEADIIIRNWEQRQIERFKDSPPASTVVKVVSELHQINENYIQNPDTLKFINMSKEINVNADTEMAQIRYLEHVWRQLQEILPHTNIAGFEQEFATVYERKILEQRIEELKFKNSTKNLSLYPDYCNKLEVLRALKYIDELDEVTLKGKVACEMGQNELLITELILCNMFNDLEPAEIAALLSGLVFQAKIQGEPVIPEKLKKCVKEFEEINDNILAEELRHHAVAESEDRLNFGLLEVVYEWARNKPFAEIMKLTEVQEGIIVRCIQQLDETLRDVKTAAIRIGNPDLQSKMEEASNAIKRDIVFTASLYTTF; from the exons atggcCACTGTTGatgatgaaaatattaaaaaattacaaaactatATACTCTCACCAGAGTTATCAATACACGATCCGCTGCCGGATATAATACCtcgaaaattcaatgaaatgcgTTTGTTGAATTTGCCGCGAGGACCGGCGAGCACAAAATTGGTACCCAAACGAGATTTGATTACCGGTCAAATTAGCGCATTTGTTGAAGTAGATTTGGAAGATGTGGGAGCAAATGCCAATAATTCGACGTCAATGAAACGTGAACCGGGTTTGTTAGATGAAGTAACTAGAGGATCGGCCATGAATTATCCTTTCTGGCCGGGCGGTTTAGATGAGCCGGCTAAGGAAATTATACGTTTAGAAACACAAGGTTTCGAAATTGAGGGAGAGTTATTAACTACTCCTCCGGGTTTTAAGACTGGTTATGATTTTAAACTTAATCCCAAGTACAAGGAAGAGCTTTACATCCCCATCAAAGCAGAGGAAAATGTTAATTTGCTTAGAAATCTAGAAGATGATTTAGATGTCCAGGAATGGCTGAAAATGACCCAAAATGAAGATGCGGAACACAAGTCGGAATCAAACTGTTTAAATAGTCAGCCAGCGGAAGAATTTAAAGATGTAGATGAGCATATAATGGCTTCAGAACTGAAACCTGTATTGGAAATTTCCAACACCAAAGAAACGAATTTACGTACAGAATGGGCCGAAATGTTGGATATTTCACAGCCGATTACCGATTTTAAGGAGAAAATACCCTGTCCTGCCATGAGCTATCCCTTTGAGTTGGATACTTTCCAAAAACAAGCCATATTAAAACTAGAGGAAAGGCAATACGTATTCGTGGCGGCACATACTTCGGCTGGCAAAACAGTGGTGGCAGAATATGCCATTGCTTTATCACAAAGAGATTTGACACGCACTATCTACACTTCACCCATTAAGGCTTTATCTAATCAAAAATATCGAGACTTCAAAAAGACTTTTAAAGATGTTGGTCTTATTACCGGCGATCTACAAATTGATCCCACTGCCACCTGTTTGATCATGACCACAGAAATCCTGAGATCTCTACTTTATTGTGGTAGTGATATTACACGTGATTTAGAATATGTCATCTTTGATGAGGTACACTATATTAATGATCCAGATCGTGGTCACGTTTGGGAAGAAGTTATTATTCTATTACCCGATCATGTTAATATCATAATGTTATCGGCCACTGTGCCAAATACTATGGAACTGGCTGATTGGGTAGGCAGTACTAAAAAACGTAAAGTATATGTGATAAGTACTCTGAAGCGTCCGGTTCCTTTAATGCATTATCTGTATACCGGATCTGGTGGCAAGAGTAAAGATGATATTTTTCTGTTGGTCGACGAACATGGTCGTTTCTTACAGGATGGCTATGATAAGGCGGTCGAGAGGAGAGAGGCAATGCAAAGTAAAACGAAAAGAATGGGCGGTGGTACGGGAGCTAAAAATCAATCAACCACACCGAAACAGGATCAGAATACATGGATTGGTTTAatagattttctaaagaggaaTGATAAAATGCCAGTGGTGGCATTTACATTGTCGAGAAATCGTTGTGATAGAAATGCTTTG GCTCTCCAATCTATTGACTTAAATACTGCACGTGAGAGAGGTTCTGTAGAAATGTTCTTCCAACAGTGTTTGTCGAAGCTAAAACCACCAGATCGCGTCTTGCCCCAGGTTTTAACCATGAAAGACTCTCTTGGTCGGGGTATTGGTGTACATCACAGTGGCATTTTACCTATACTAAAAGAGATTGTGGAAATGCTCTTTCAATCTGGTCTGGTGAAACTTCTCTTTGCCACAGAAACATTTGCTATGGGCGTTAATATGCCAGCACGAACTGTCATATTTGATTCTCATCGTAAATTTGATGGCTTAGAAGTTCGTAATCTTAAACCGGGCGAATATATACAAATGGCAGGCCGTGCTGGACGCAGAGGTCACGATAAGAATGGTTGCGTTATTTTATTGTGCAAAACGAACGTACCCCCGGTACAGGATTTGCGTTCTATGATTTTGGGAAAACCAGAAAAACTAGAATCACAATTTATCTTACGTTATGCTGTTATATTGACCTGTCTACGTATTGAAAGCATTAAGGTAGAGGATATAATGAAGTATTCATTCAAGGAGTTCAATCAAAAGTTGCAGTTGCCAgctcaacaaaaacaattggaAGTGGCCCAAAATAAGTTCTCACAAATGCCCGAACTGGGTGAGCATTTACAGCCTTTATCAAAGTTTTATGATTTGGCCTGGGAGTACATAACGGAAAAACAAAGACTTATG aaatttttaatagcTCAACCAAAAATTGTGAAAGAACTTAAAGTAGGCCGCATTGTAGTGGTAACTAAAGGAAACCACTACAATAAAGTAGGAGTGGTTTTGTCCATTAAAGCTGTTGTTGGTAAGGATGCAGTTTATCGTGTATTAGTATTGGATCATCAATTTAAAACGGATAACAAG GACGAATTCCAGCGCGGTGAGATGTATTATAAAATGGTTGCTCTTACTCCTCAGCATAAATTCTTTCACCCAGAAGGTATTGGAGGTCACATAATACTTGATTTAAAGGCACCCGATTTTGTAGAAATTACCAAATATTCTATGAAAATTGAAGCAGATATAATTATTCGCAATTGGGAACAAAGACAAATTGAACGCTTTAAAGATTCGCCTCCCGCTAGTACAGTGGTTAAAGTTGTTTCCGAATTAcatcaaataaatgaaaactacATACAAAATCCTGATACTTTGAAATTTATCAATATGTCGAAGGAAATCAATGTGAATGCCGATACGGAAATGGCTCAAATACGTTATTTGGAACATGTATGGCGTCAACTGCAAGAGATCTTACCGCATACTAACATTGCAGGCTTCGAACAAGAATTTGCCACTGTCTACGAGCGTAAAATACTCGAACAACGTATTGAAgaactgaaatttaaaaattcaacgaaaaatctttctttataTCCCGACTACTGTAACAAATTGGAGGTTTTAAGAGCTTTAAAGTATATCGATGAATTGGATGAAG TTACTCTCAAGGGTAAAGTTGCCTGTGAAATGGGACAAAATGAATTGCTGATCACAGAGTTAATACTTTGTAATATGTTTAATGATCTGGAGCCAGCCGAAATAGCTGCCTTATTGTCTGGTTTAgtgtttcaagctaaaattcaGGGTGAACCCGTCATACCTGAAAAACTGAAAAAg TGTGTCAAAGAATTCGAAGAAATCAATGATAATATATTGGCTGAAGAGTTGAGACATCATGCTGTGGCCGAATCGGAAGATCGTTTAAACTTCGGTTTACTTGAGGTAGTTTATGAATGGGCTCGCAATAAG CCGTTTGCTGAAATAATGAAACTTACTGAAGTGCAAGAGGGTATTATTGTTCGTTGCATTCAACAATTGGATGAGACATTACGCGATGTCAAAACAGCCGCTATACGCATTGGTAATCCCGATTTACAATCTAAAATGGAAGAGGCCTCGAATGCCATTAAACGTGACATTGTATTTACGGCCAGTTTgtatacaacattttaa
- the LOC111680086 gene encoding dnaJ homolog subfamily C member 8: protein MSSEQPSTSKESFDVFYTEVKEIEKRDSVLTSTQQIDRLLRPGSTYFNLNPFEVLQIEPEATVEQIKKRYRQLSILVHPDKNQDDKDRAQKAFDIINRAWKTLENDLGRKKCLDVYEEAKERTDHMIAEKRKKIKKENRCFETIPEDDPVKYKHAIYVMVMKLFADMERRRQQLDQRDQEERKRKREAEIEEEEKRKADKEWQKNFEESRQSRVNSWHDFQSGKSAKKAKKQKRMHGMMMPPKFKPETR, encoded by the exons atgagTTCGGAACAACCTAGTACATCGAAAGAATCCTTTGATGTTTTCTACACAGAA gttaaagaaattgaaaaacgtGATTCCGTACTAACATCTACTCAACAAATTGATCGTTTACTTCGTCCAGGTTCAACGTACTTTAATCTCAACCCCTTCGAGGTGTTACAAATTGAACCGGAAGCCACAGTTGAACAAATCAAGAAACGTTATCGTCAATTGTCCATACTAGTGCATCCGGATAAGAATCAGGATGATAAGGATCGCGCTCAAAAAGCGTTTGATATTATAAATCGTGCATGGAAGACATTGGAGAATGATTTAGGACGCAAAAAATGCTTAGATGTTTATGAGGAAGCCAAAGAGAGAACAGATCACATG ATTGCTGAAAAAcgcaaaaagattaaaaaagaaaatcgttGTTTTGAGACCATACCCGAGGATGATCCTGTCAAATATAAACATGCCATTTATGTTATGGTAATGAAATTATTTGCTGATATGGAACGAAGACGTCAACAGTTGGATCAACGTGATCAAGAGGAACGTAAACGTAAAAGAGAGGCCGAAATCGAAGAGGAGGAAAAACGTAAAGCCGACAAAGAATGGCAAAAAAATTTCGAAGAATCCCGCCAAAGTCGCGTTAACAGTTGGCATGATTTTCAATCGGGTAAATCGGCCAAAAAggctaaaaaacaaaaacgcatGCATGGCATGATGATGCCACCGAAATTTAAACCGGAAACACGCTAA
- the LOC111680087 gene encoding protein SEC13 homolog — MVSLINTIDTGHEDMIHNAILDYYGLHLATCSSDGSVKIFDVKNGNQVLVADLKGHQGPVWQVAWAHPKFGNMLASCSYDRKVIVWKEGSANDWTKIYEYSNHDSSVNSVAFAPAEYGLMLACGSSDGSISVLSCNTEYGVWDCKKIPNAHTIGCNAVSWCPSTVPEPAFDQKSSTRTSGIKRLASGGCDNCVKIWREDNDRWVEENRLEAHSDWVRDVAWAPSIGLPRSQIASASQDRHVIIWNSTDFTTWSPTILHTFDDVVWSVSWSMTGNILAVTGGDNKVTLWKENNENQWTCINDDASTGGGAQQSEQRTL; from the exons atGGTCAGTTTAATTAATACTATTGACACCGGTCACGAAGATATGATACATAATGCCATACTAGATTATTATGGTCTACATTTGGCAACTTGTTCATCGGATGGTTCTGTGAAAATATTCGATGTTAAGAATGGTAATCAAGTGTTAGTGGCCGATCTTAAAGGTCATCAGGGACCAGTGTGGCAAGTAGCATGGGCTCATCCCAAATTTGGCAATATGTTGGCATCATGTTCGTACGATCGCAAAGTAATTGTATGGAAGGAAGGTAGTGCCAATGATTGGACTAAAAT ctATGAATACAGTAATCATGATTCTTCAGTTAATTCCGTGGCCTTTGCTCCGGCAGAGTATGGTTTAATGTTAGCCTGTGGCAGTTCGGATGGTTCAATATCGGTATTAAGCTGTAACACGGAGTATGGTGTATGGGATTGCAAGAAAATCCCTAATGCTCATACTATTGGCTGTAATGCGGTATCTTGGTGTCCCTCGACTGTGCCAGAGCCAGCATTTGACCAGAAGTCATCAACACGTACTTCTGGTATAAAACGTTTGGCTAGTGGTGGTTGTGACAATTGTGTTAAGATTTGGCGTGAAGATAATGATCGTTGGGTAGAGGAAAATCGTCTAGAAGCTCATTCTGACTGGGTGCGCGATGTTGCTTGGGCCCCCTCCATTGGTTTGCCTCGTTCTCAAATTGCTTCTGCTTCGCAGGATCGTCATGTTATCATTTGGAATAGCACCGATTTTACCACATGGTCACCCACTATCTTACACACATTCGATGATGTAGTGTGGTCGGTTAGTTGGTCAATGACCGGTAATATTCTGGCTGTAACTGGAGGAGATAATAAAGTTACTTTGTGGAAGGAAAATAATGAGAATCAATGGACTTGCATAAATGACGATGCTTCAACAGGGGGTGGTGCTCAACAATCAGAACAGAGAACACTttga
- the LOC111680088 gene encoding phosphatidylglycerophosphatase and protein-tyrosine phosphatase 1 has product MEMSAAMFARVSFYPTLLYNVLMEKATSRNWYDRIDENVILGALPFRSQANDLIKNENMKAVVSMNEDYELTMFSNNAPKWQLLGVEFLQLATTDIFESPCQDKLYKGVEFMNKFLPANNRIKGLTTTSSPENVGTVYVHCKAGRTRSATLVGCYLMMKNGWTPEQAVDHMRSCRPHILLHTKQWDALRLFHQNHLQKS; this is encoded by the exons ATGGAAATGAGT gcTGCTATGTTTGCCCGTGTTTCCTTCTATCCCACACTCCTTTATAATGTGTTAATGGAGAAAGCTACCTCACGCAATTGGTATGATCGTATCGATGAGAATGTTATATTGGGTGCTTTACCTTTCCGTTCACAGGCCAATGAT CTTATTAAAAATGAGAATATGAAAGCTGTTGTCTCCATGAACGAAGATTACGAATTGACGATGTTTTCCAATAATGCTCCCAAATGGCAATTGTTGGGAGTAGAATTTCTTCAGTTAGCCACCACAGATATTTTCGAATCGCCTTGTCAGGATAAACTGTATAAAGGAGTagaatttatgaataaatttctTCCTGCAAATAATCGTATTAAGGGTTTGACTACCACATCAAGTCCGGAAAATGTTGGCACTGTTTACGTTCACTGTAAGGCTGGACGTACTCGCAGTGCTACGCTGGTCGGTTGTTACTTAATGATG aaaaatggtTGGACTCCAGAACAAGCTGTTGATCATATGCGTAGCTGTAGACCTCATATCTTACTGCACACCAAACAATGGGATGCCCTTAGATTATTCCATCAAAATCACTTACAAAAGTCGTGa
- the LOC111680089 gene encoding succinate dehydrogenase [ubiquinone] cytochrome b small subunit, mitochondrial-like, protein MALNMLLRNATKINSAAGLMKSARLTPLKTYATVVAAQRNALVKPLSLVKNATPISRNIALSAPRLSAEGGNHTALWTIERGVSVALLAVIPAAFLLPSQSMDALLAVSLVLHTHWGIEAMVTDYVRPAVVGNVLPKVAHGSLLLISMATLGGLFYMIYNDIGIAKSVKKLWAVKGV, encoded by the exons ATGGCTCTTAATATGTTGCTACGTAATGCTACCAAAATCAACA gtGCTGCTGGTTTAATGAAATCCGCACGTTTGACCCCCTTGAAGACCTATGCCACAGTAGTAGCCGCTCAACGTAATGCCTTGGTTAAACCCTTGAGCTTGGTCAAAAATGCTACC CCCATAAGCCGTAACATTGCATTGAGTGCTCCACGTCTGTCAGCTGAGGGTGGTAATCACACTGCTTTGTGGACCATTGAACGTGGTGTTTCCGTAGCCCTTTTGGCAGTTATTCCCGCAGCCTTTTTATTGCCTTCCCAATCCATGGATGCTCTGTTGGCTGTATCCTTGGTTTTGCACACCCACTG gGGTATTGAAGCCATGGTTACCGATTATGTGCGTCCCGCTGTAGTAGGCAATGTTTTACCTAAAGTTGCTCATGGTTCTTTGTTGTTGATTTCTATGGCCACTTTGGGTGGTCTTTTCTATATGATTTACAATGATATTGGTATTGCCAAGTCGGTTAAGAAATTGTGGGCCGTTAAAGGCGTTTAA